A section of the Pseudomonas sp. FP453 genome encodes:
- a CDS encoding ribonuclease E inhibitor RraB, with the protein MSTAYQEDISTNVLRRMKEGGFDFSRFHPIEFYAIFPDEERARRAAGEFRGESLNAQVSARDDGAWYLELSKIMFATYDGIGDFEQDFEAVVEPLGGIIEGWGVKQEVRGLPM; encoded by the coding sequence ATGAGCACAGCCTATCAAGAAGACATCAGCACCAACGTTCTGCGCCGCATGAAAGAAGGCGGCTTCGACTTCTCGCGTTTTCACCCCATCGAGTTCTACGCCATTTTCCCGGATGAGGAACGGGCGCGCAGGGCTGCGGGCGAGTTTCGTGGGGAATCCCTGAATGCCCAGGTCAGCGCGCGCGACGATGGCGCCTGGTACCTGGAACTGAGCAAGATCATGTTCGCCACCTACGACGGCATCGGCGACTTCGAGCAAGACTTTGAAGCCGTGGTGGAACCGCTGGGCGGGATTATCGAGGGCTGGGGCGTCAAGCAGGAGGTGCGTGGTTTACCCATGTAG